The following proteins are encoded in a genomic region of Natrinema sp. DC36:
- a CDS encoding ABC transporter permease — translation MKLVDGQAIYGLWLRDTKRFLRSPSRLVGSLAMPLLFLVFMGFGFQGAAIPGLPEDVDYLQYLVPGIVGFTMLFGASFAGLSILADQDVGFLKEILVAPVSRTSIVLGRIAGGSTTALVQALLILGLSIPLGFAPVSLLSLPIAAVFLVLLAITFVGFGIALASQFSDSEGFGLIVQFVIFPIFFLSGALYPLEGLPSSVRYLAYVNPLTYGVDGLRGVLVGTSSFSVLFDLGALVVSSIAMVAIGAALFQRVEAV, via the coding sequence ATGAAGCTGGTCGACGGACAGGCGATCTACGGGCTCTGGCTGCGCGATACGAAGCGATTCCTCCGGTCGCCGTCGCGTCTCGTCGGCTCGCTGGCGATGCCGCTGCTGTTCCTCGTCTTCATGGGGTTCGGGTTTCAGGGCGCAGCGATCCCGGGCCTTCCCGAGGACGTCGACTACCTGCAGTACCTCGTGCCCGGAATCGTCGGCTTCACGATGCTGTTCGGGGCCTCGTTCGCCGGCCTCTCGATCCTGGCGGATCAGGATGTCGGCTTCCTGAAGGAAATCCTCGTCGCGCCCGTGAGTCGCACCTCGATCGTCCTCGGTCGGATCGCGGGCGGGTCGACGACGGCGCTCGTGCAGGCTCTCCTGATCCTCGGACTTTCGATTCCGCTCGGGTTCGCGCCCGTGAGCCTGCTCTCGCTTCCGATCGCGGCCGTCTTCCTCGTGCTTCTCGCGATCACGTTCGTCGGCTTCGGGATCGCGCTCGCCTCCCAGTTCAGCGACAGCGAGGGGTTCGGTCTGATCGTTCAGTTCGTCATCTTCCCGATTTTCTTCCTCTCCGGGGCGCTGTACCCGCTCGAGGGGCTCCCGAGTTCGGTGCGGTATCTGGCGTACGTGAACCCGCTGACGTACGGGGTCGACGGCCTGCGAGGGGTGCTGGTCGGCACCTCGTCGTTTTCGGTGCTGTTCGACCTCGGCGCGCTCGTCGTCTCGTC
- a CDS encoding ATP-binding cassette domain-containing protein, with product MDAIRVDGVTKEFGGVTAVDDLSFAVERGELFGLLGPNGAGKSTLINMLVTLLPPSAGTATVNGHDIRTEKGAVRSSLGIVFQEPALDEELTGAENLAFHSRLYGLDRAKRAERIDEVLELVGLSAERDDPVGTYSGGMKRRLEIARGLLHEPAVLFLDEPTVGLDARTRRDTWEYIERLNAEAGVSIVLTTHYIEEADHLCDRVAIVDDGDIVSMDSPSALKASLGGDVVALEFASDDEPTALFDRLEEQSWSREYTASDDGVRVTVDDGDARIADLVRLADDAGVRISSVDLREPTLENVFLELTDRSAAGSDRNGAATGDRTVMASGGRTGKPLESGDGSEAGGGTASDSMDSSGRSGGKGGDDRSSAELDDRSSAVSTEERP from the coding sequence ATGGATGCGATACGTGTCGACGGCGTTACCAAGGAATTTGGCGGCGTTACCGCGGTCGACGATCTCTCGTTTGCGGTCGAGCGCGGCGAACTGTTCGGACTGCTCGGCCCGAACGGCGCGGGCAAGTCCACGCTGATCAACATGCTCGTGACGCTTCTCCCGCCGAGTGCCGGCACGGCGACGGTCAACGGCCACGACATTCGAACCGAGAAAGGAGCGGTTCGGTCCAGTCTCGGCATCGTCTTCCAGGAACCCGCTCTCGACGAGGAGCTCACCGGCGCGGAGAACCTCGCGTTTCACTCGCGACTGTACGGGCTCGATCGGGCCAAACGCGCCGAGCGAATCGACGAGGTGCTCGAACTGGTCGGGCTCTCCGCCGAGCGCGACGACCCCGTCGGCACTTACTCCGGGGGGATGAAACGCCGCCTCGAGATCGCCCGCGGGTTGCTGCACGAACCCGCCGTCCTCTTCCTCGACGAGCCGACCGTGGGACTCGACGCGCGCACCCGCCGCGACACCTGGGAGTACATCGAACGACTGAACGCGGAGGCCGGCGTCTCGATCGTCCTGACGACCCACTACATCGAGGAGGCCGACCACCTCTGCGATCGCGTGGCGATCGTCGACGACGGCGACATCGTTTCGATGGACTCGCCGTCGGCGCTCAAAGCGTCGCTCGGCGGCGACGTCGTCGCCCTCGAGTTCGCGAGCGACGACGAGCCGACAGCGCTGTTCGATCGGCTCGAGGAGCAGTCGTGGAGCCGCGAGTACACCGCGAGCGACGACGGCGTCCGGGTCACGGTCGACGACGGTGACGCACGGATCGCCGACCTCGTTCGACTGGCCGACGATGCGGGCGTCCGCATCTCTTCGGTCGATCTCCGCGAACCGACGCTGGAGAACGTCTTCCTCGAACTGACCGATCGTTCGGCGGCGGGCAGCGACCGGAACGGGGCGGCCACCGGGGATCGGACCGTGATGGCGAGCGGTGGCCGGACGGGGAAACCGCTCGAGTCCGGCGACGGCAGTGAGGCAGGCGGAGGGACTGCGAGCGATTCGATGGACTCGAGCGGTCGCTCGGGGGGAAAGGGAGGCGACGACCGCTCGAGTGCAGAGTTAGACGACCGCTCGAGCGCGGTTTCCACGGAGGAGCGGCCATGA
- a CDS encoding GNAT family N-acetyltransferase, which translates to MEYELLGWPPDGPTLRLDHERFSYAGKFVMTNTGKAVARAPDGRIVAAVAFNEDRTDADTLWLRYVTVDRELRGEGIGPRLCRLVRDRAVERGYDRLRIAVNNPYAYEALYRTGFAYTGETTGIAELILEYPGPNSDPDADADWDERERYQAGLEEFRERDLSDEEEAFLESREGSGPPETGCE; encoded by the coding sequence GTGGAGTACGAACTGCTCGGCTGGCCGCCCGACGGCCCCACACTCCGGCTCGATCACGAACGGTTCAGCTACGCCGGCAAGTTCGTCATGACGAACACGGGCAAGGCGGTAGCTCGAGCCCCCGACGGCCGGATCGTCGCAGCGGTGGCGTTCAACGAGGATCGCACCGACGCGGACACGCTGTGGCTGCGCTACGTGACCGTCGACCGAGAATTGCGCGGTGAGGGGATCGGCCCCCGCCTCTGCCGGCTGGTCCGCGATCGCGCCGTCGAACGGGGCTACGACCGGCTTCGGATCGCCGTCAACAACCCCTACGCTTACGAAGCGCTCTACCGAACCGGCTTCGCCTACACCGGCGAGACGACAGGCATCGCCGAACTGATCCTCGAGTATCCGGGCCCGAACTCGGATCCGGACGCCGACGCGGACTGGGATGAACGCGAGCGCTATCAGGCCGGTCTCGAGGAGTTCCGCGAGCGCGACCTCTCCGACGAGGAGGAGGCGTTCCTCGAGTCGCGGGAGGGCAGCGGGCCGCCGGAGACCGGCTGTGAGTGA
- a CDS encoding PQQ-binding-like beta-propeller repeat protein has product MNRVPRSRRRTVLAGVGTLLGAGCLGADRTPAATEADWRMYGRDPGRTRFVPDADLPRDGVEIAWSRSVSASGWLPPVVANGAVYCQYTNGLFVVDAETGDGDVSDTHGGFGRGVGPMAFASTTVYRDGVLLVPYGDVIAGYAAKPDGWPESVSGLGEGRARWWIDDEGSSTAPPGGLGSEVAWLGAPVVADGAVVSLHPRGTVSAVAADDGSEHWRYRIAAANPDDEYSLVPVGHVVDAATGTVVVKGRVLGGPVLVGLDLADGTREWTVGEGRTLEWRVEAGDSMAARDGAVYTVGRTESNSRRAVRIRELDASSGNRSWTQLLERDSHAGLAVDETTVYHVGTIEADEGSDPIGVAALDRGDGSVRWTETVDDTPGHSLSGGGLPPTVAGDLLLVPGGKGLHALATADGGRLWTFTETVGTAGGSETERAGLTPAVVAGDRIVIGTTLTLYGLG; this is encoded by the coding sequence ATGAATCGCGTTCCGAGATCGCGTCGCCGGACGGTGCTCGCCGGAGTGGGAACGCTGCTCGGCGCGGGCTGTCTCGGCGCCGACCGGACGCCGGCCGCAACCGAGGCCGACTGGCGAATGTACGGCCGCGATCCGGGTCGGACGCGGTTCGTCCCGGACGCCGATCTTCCCCGTGACGGCGTCGAGATCGCCTGGTCGCGCTCGGTCAGTGCGTCTGGGTGGCTCCCGCCGGTGGTCGCGAACGGGGCCGTCTACTGCCAGTACACCAACGGCCTGTTCGTCGTCGACGCGGAGACCGGCGACGGTGACGTTTCCGATACCCACGGTGGCTTCGGCCGGGGCGTCGGTCCGATGGCGTTCGCCTCAACAACGGTTTACCGGGACGGCGTGTTGCTCGTCCCCTACGGCGACGTGATCGCCGGCTACGCCGCCAAACCCGACGGCTGGCCCGAGAGCGTCTCGGGACTCGGCGAGGGCCGAGCGCGCTGGTGGATCGACGACGAGGGCAGTAGTACGGCGCCACCGGGTGGGCTCGGTTCGGAAGTGGCGTGGCTCGGCGCACCGGTCGTCGCGGACGGGGCCGTCGTTAGCCTCCATCCGCGGGGAACCGTTTCGGCCGTCGCGGCCGACGACGGTAGCGAGCACTGGCGATACAGGATTGCGGCCGCCAACCCCGACGACGAGTACTCGCTCGTTCCCGTCGGCCACGTCGTCGACGCCGCGACCGGGACCGTCGTCGTGAAAGGGCGCGTCCTCGGCGGGCCAGTACTCGTCGGTCTCGACCTCGCGGACGGCACTCGCGAGTGGACCGTCGGCGAGGGGCGGACCCTCGAGTGGCGAGTCGAGGCCGGAGACAGCATGGCGGCACGCGACGGGGCGGTCTACACCGTCGGACGGACGGAATCGAACTCGAGACGGGCGGTTCGGATCCGCGAACTCGACGCGTCGTCGGGGAATCGTAGCTGGACTCAGCTGCTCGAGCGCGACTCCCACGCCGGACTCGCCGTCGACGAGACGACGGTCTATCACGTCGGCACGATCGAGGCAGACGAGGGATCGGACCCGATCGGCGTCGCGGCCCTTGACCGCGGGGACGGCAGCGTTCGCTGGACGGAGACGGTCGACGATACGCCGGGACACTCCCTGTCGGGCGGCGGCCTGCCGCCGACGGTCGCCGGCGACCTCCTGCTCGTCCCAGGCGGTAAGGGGCTTCACGCCCTCGCGACGGCGGACGGCGGACGGCTGTGGACGTTCACCGAAACCGTCGGGACGGCCGGCGGCAGCGAGACCGAACGCGCCGGACTGACGCCGGCGGTCGTCGCCGGCGATCGAATCGTCATCGGAACGACGTTGACGCTCTACGGGCTCGGATAA
- the fen gene encoding flap endonuclease-1: MGNAALRDIAVIEEIPFDDIEGVVAVDAHNWLYRYLTTTVKWTNSAKYTTGDGTEVANLVGIVQGLPKFFENDVTPVMVFDGGPSELKDDEIESRREQRRSYEEQLETAREEGDAVAIAQLESRTQRLTPTIQETSRELLRLLDVPIVEAPAEGEAQAAHMVKRGDADYVGSEDYDALLFGSPLTLRQLTSKGDPELMDLEATLAHHELTLEQLIDAAILIGTDFNEGVSGIGPKTAISAITEHGDLWSVLEARGAHIEYGDRVRQLFRDPNVTDDYEFDAAVDPDLEAAKSYVTEEWGVDADEVERGFERIEESVTQTGLDRWT; this comes from the coding sequence ATGGGAAACGCTGCACTTCGGGATATCGCCGTCATCGAGGAGATTCCCTTCGACGACATCGAAGGCGTCGTCGCCGTGGACGCACACAACTGGCTCTACCGGTATCTGACCACGACGGTCAAGTGGACCAACAGCGCAAAATATACGACCGGCGACGGAACCGAGGTCGCCAACCTCGTCGGCATCGTCCAGGGGCTCCCCAAGTTCTTCGAGAACGACGTGACGCCGGTGATGGTCTTCGACGGCGGCCCCTCCGAACTCAAGGACGACGAGATCGAATCCCGCCGCGAACAGCGACGGAGCTACGAGGAACAACTCGAGACCGCCCGCGAGGAAGGTGATGCAGTCGCAATCGCGCAACTCGAGTCGCGAACCCAGCGGCTGACGCCGACGATTCAGGAAACCAGCCGGGAACTGCTGCGACTGCTCGACGTGCCGATCGTCGAAGCGCCCGCGGAGGGGGAAGCCCAGGCCGCCCACATGGTCAAGCGGGGCGACGCCGACTATGTCGGCTCGGAGGACTACGATGCCCTGCTCTTCGGATCCCCGCTCACCCTCCGCCAGCTGACGAGCAAAGGGGATCCCGAACTGATGGATCTCGAGGCCACCCTCGCACACCACGAGCTGACCCTCGAGCAGCTGATCGACGCGGCGATTCTCATCGGGACGGACTTCAACGAGGGGGTCTCCGGCATCGGCCCCAAGACGGCTATCTCGGCGATCACCGAACACGGCGACCTCTGGAGCGTGCTCGAGGCCCGCGGCGCGCACATCGAGTACGGCGACCGCGTGAGACAGCTGTTCCGCGATCCGAACGTGACCGACGACTACGAGTTCGACGCGGCCGTCGATCCGGATCTCGAGGCCGCGAAATCGTACGTCACGGAGGAGTGGGGCGTCGACGCCGACGAGGTCGAACGCGGCTTCGAGCGGATCGAGGAGAGCGTCACACAGACGGGGCTGGACCGCTGGACGTAG
- the mvaD gene encoding phosphomevalonate decarboxylase MvaD, which translates to MKATAMAHPIQGLVKYHGMRDDIKRLPYHDSISVCTAPSHTRTTVEFSMDYEEDTFVVDGEELDGRAYERVEAVVEKARSRSDAAHTVYPVRLESENSFPSNVGLGSSSSGFAAAAMALAEAAELDASKQEISTIARVGSASAARAVTGAFSQLYTGMNDEDCRSKRIPSDLHENLKIIVGLVPYHKETEDAHREAADSHMFQARNAHIHGQIAEMRDALRNNDFEGAFELAEHDSLSLAATTMTGPSGWVYWQPATLAVFNKVRELREEEDIPVYFSTDTGASVYVNTTDEYAEEVEEAVSDCGVSTTTWNVGGPAKLLEEDKHLF; encoded by the coding sequence ATGAAAGCCACGGCGATGGCCCACCCGATTCAGGGGCTGGTCAAGTACCACGGGATGCGCGACGATATCAAGCGGCTCCCGTATCACGACAGTATCAGCGTCTGTACGGCCCCCAGCCACACCCGGACGACCGTCGAGTTCTCGATGGACTACGAGGAGGACACCTTCGTCGTCGACGGCGAGGAACTCGACGGCCGCGCGTACGAACGAGTCGAGGCCGTCGTCGAGAAGGCCCGCTCGCGCTCCGACGCCGCCCACACGGTGTATCCGGTGCGCCTCGAGAGCGAGAACAGTTTCCCCTCGAACGTCGGTCTGGGTTCGTCGTCGTCCGGCTTCGCAGCGGCGGCGATGGCGCTGGCAGAGGCCGCCGAACTCGACGCCAGCAAACAGGAGATCTCGACGATCGCCCGCGTCGGCTCGGCGTCGGCCGCGCGCGCGGTCACCGGCGCGTTCTCCCAGCTCTACACCGGGATGAACGACGAGGACTGCCGCTCGAAGCGGATTCCGTCCGATCTCCACGAGAACCTCAAGATCATCGTCGGACTCGTCCCCTATCACAAGGAGACCGAGGACGCTCACCGCGAGGCCGCCGACAGTCACATGTTTCAGGCGCGCAACGCCCACATTCACGGCCAGATCGCGGAGATGCGCGACGCGCTGCGAAACAACGACTTCGAGGGCGCGTTCGAACTCGCCGAACACGACTCGCTGTCGCTCGCGGCGACCACGATGACCGGCCCCTCGGGCTGGGTCTACTGGCAGCCGGCCACGCTCGCCGTCTTCAACAAAGTGCGCGAACTCCGCGAGGAAGAGGATATTCCCGTCTACTTCTCGACCGACACCGGTGCCAGCGTCTACGTCAACACCACCGACGAGTACGCCGAGGAAGTCGAGGAAGCGGTCTCCGACTGCGGCGTCTCCACCACCACCTGGAACGTCGGGGGTCCCGCGAAACTCCTCGAGGAAGACAAGCACTTGTTCTAA
- the nth gene encoding endonuclease III: protein MGTPLETRADQAEAIVDRLEDAYPDSTISLRYANRLELLIAVILSAQCTDERVNEETKHLFEKYDGAEDYANADQEELAEDLNSITYYNSKAEYIRTSCETILEEHDGEVPDTMNELTELSGVGRKTANVVLQHAHDIVEGIVVDTHVQRLSRRLGLTEEERPEKIEQELMEIVPEDDWQQFTHLCIDHGRATCTARNPDCTDCVLADICPSEKGDGEIDLASGEPW, encoded by the coding sequence ATGGGAACACCCCTCGAGACCCGCGCCGACCAGGCCGAGGCGATCGTCGACCGCCTCGAGGACGCCTATCCGGACTCGACGATTTCGCTGCGATACGCGAATCGCCTGGAGCTGCTGATCGCGGTGATCCTCTCGGCGCAGTGCACGGACGAGCGGGTGAACGAGGAGACGAAACACCTCTTCGAGAAATACGACGGAGCCGAAGACTACGCGAACGCGGACCAAGAGGAACTCGCGGAGGACCTGAACTCGATCACCTACTACAACAGCAAGGCCGAATACATCCGCACCTCCTGCGAGACGATCCTCGAGGAACACGACGGCGAGGTGCCGGATACGATGAACGAACTGACCGAGCTCTCGGGCGTCGGTCGGAAGACGGCGAACGTCGTCCTCCAGCACGCTCACGACATCGTCGAGGGGATCGTGGTCGACACGCACGTCCAGCGGCTCTCGCGCCGGCTGGGGCTGACCGAGGAGGAGCGTCCCGAGAAGATCGAACAGGAGCTAATGGAGATCGTCCCCGAGGACGACTGGCAGCAGTTCACTCACCTCTGTATCGATCACGGGCGGGCGACCTGTACGGCTCGGAACCCCGACTGTACCGACTGCGTACTGGCGGATATCTGCCCCTCGGAGAAGGGCGACGGCGAGATCGATCTCGCCTCCGGAGAACCCTGGTAA
- a CDS encoding NAD(+)/NADH kinase yields MDAAWSAGDLPVVGVVDREADPSDASETVEDLESVLADTDGTVVTGGLDAVLAAEPSVLVTVDEAALSAVARAGVETPVLPVGPVTGMESVDRDRLPDAVGATLEGCAVQRSRPVFGVSLESGSTPETELDTESETDRTDSRTDRNDIDGVERALFDVMLVTEEPARISEYGVRSRDASVATFRADGVVAATPAGSHGYASAVDAPSLSAGVDAAAVAPIGPFVTQTRRWVLPNDDLAFTVEREESDVTLVVDGRAVGTVSVDSRVAVSLAGTLPTLVVPDARLEG; encoded by the coding sequence ATGGATGCCGCGTGGAGCGCGGGCGATTTACCCGTCGTCGGCGTCGTCGACCGCGAAGCGGATCCGAGCGATGCCAGCGAGACCGTCGAGGATCTCGAGTCGGTGCTCGCCGATACGGACGGGACGGTCGTCACCGGCGGTCTCGATGCCGTTCTCGCGGCGGAGCCGTCGGTGCTCGTGACGGTCGACGAAGCGGCGTTGTCGGCGGTCGCTCGCGCCGGCGTCGAAACGCCCGTTCTCCCGGTCGGCCCCGTCACAGGAATGGAGTCGGTCGACCGCGATCGCCTTCCCGATGCGGTCGGGGCGACGCTCGAGGGATGCGCCGTCCAGCGCTCTCGGCCCGTCTTCGGCGTTAGCCTCGAGTCGGGATCGACGCCCGAGACGGAACTCGATACCGAATCGGAGACCGATCGAACGGACTCGAGGACCGATCGGAACGACATCGACGGAGTCGAGCGCGCGCTGTTCGACGTGATGCTGGTCACCGAGGAACCGGCACGGATCTCCGAGTACGGCGTGCGAAGCCGAGACGCGTCGGTCGCGACCTTTCGAGCCGACGGGGTCGTCGCGGCGACGCCGGCGGGGAGTCACGGCTACGCGAGCGCGGTCGACGCGCCGTCCCTCTCGGCTGGCGTCGACGCGGCCGCGGTCGCACCGATCGGCCCCTTCGTGACGCAAACCCGTCGGTGGGTACTCCCGAACGACGACCTGGCGTTCACGGTCGAACGCGAGGAGAGCGACGTCACCCTCGTCGTCGACGGCCGAGCGGTCGGCACGGTTTCCGTCGACTCGCGGGTCGCCGTCTCCCTCGCCGGAACGCTCCCGACGCTGGTCGTTCCGGACGCCCGGCTCGAGGGGTAA
- a CDS encoding M28 family metallopeptidase, protein MTAWIGSVFESDVGWDHLEALVDVGNRMAGSEGEREAAELTRDALADVGARNARLESFEIQGWTRGDSAITAGDTTQDCIALPRSPSERVVAPLIDLGYGLPADFEESDVEDAVVMVRSDVPDYYDRYLHRREKYYHAVENGAVGFVYRNHVEGCLPPTGSVGTDEEPVGEIPAIGVSSEVGSRLARRFDGESITLSVEADIHSATSQNVRAELGPDTDERVLVTSHVDAHDIAEGAMDNGAGTAMIVEIANALADREAELETRVEFVGFGAEEVGLVGSTRAAERIDHESIKAVVNNDGVVRDRTLSIVTHGFDALRNVANDVADRYDHPIGTVPKLGPHSDHWSFVKWGVPGCHVKSMSDDAGRGWGHTFADTIEKLESRTLSEQAILLTEYVVALAREDVTIDHRDPDAIAADLESQDLAEGMRITGDWPYDESGSN, encoded by the coding sequence ATGACCGCCTGGATCGGCTCCGTCTTCGAGAGCGACGTCGGCTGGGACCACCTCGAGGCCCTCGTCGACGTGGGGAATCGCATGGCCGGCAGCGAGGGCGAACGCGAAGCCGCCGAGTTGACGCGGGACGCGCTGGCCGACGTCGGCGCGCGAAACGCCCGACTCGAATCGTTCGAGATTCAGGGCTGGACCCGAGGCGACAGCGCGATCACGGCCGGCGACACCACGCAGGACTGTATCGCGCTGCCGCGCAGTCCGTCCGAACGCGTCGTCGCGCCGCTGATCGATCTCGGCTACGGCCTCCCCGCGGACTTCGAGGAGAGCGACGTCGAGGACGCCGTCGTTATGGTCCGCAGCGACGTGCCTGACTACTACGACCGGTATCTCCACCGCCGGGAGAAGTACTATCACGCCGTCGAGAACGGCGCGGTGGGGTTCGTCTACCGAAATCACGTCGAGGGCTGTCTCCCGCCGACCGGTAGCGTAGGAACGGACGAGGAACCCGTCGGTGAGATTCCGGCGATCGGCGTCTCGAGCGAGGTCGGGTCGCGGCTGGCCCGCCGGTTCGACGGGGAGTCGATCACGCTCTCCGTCGAAGCCGATATCCACTCCGCGACGAGCCAGAACGTTCGCGCCGAACTCGGTCCGGACACCGACGAGCGCGTCCTCGTGACGAGCCACGTCGACGCTCACGACATCGCCGAGGGAGCGATGGACAACGGGGCGGGAACCGCAATGATCGTCGAGATCGCGAACGCCCTTGCGGATCGCGAGGCGGAGCTCGAGACCCGCGTCGAGTTCGTCGGCTTCGGTGCGGAGGAGGTCGGACTAGTCGGCTCGACGCGGGCCGCCGAGCGGATCGATCACGAATCGATCAAAGCGGTGGTCAACAACGACGGCGTCGTCCGCGATCGGACGCTCTCGATCGTTACCCACGGATTCGACGCGCTCCGGAACGTGGCGAACGACGTCGCGGACCGGTACGACCATCCGATCGGCACCGTGCCGAAACTCGGCCCTCACAGCGACCACTGGTCGTTCGTGAAATGGGGTGTTCCTGGCTGTCACGTCAAATCCATGTCTGACGATGCGGGACGGGGCTGGGGCCACACCTTCGCGGACACGATCGAGAAACTCGAGTCCCGGACCCTGTCCGAACAGGCGATCCTCCTGACCGAGTACGTCGTCGCACTCGCCCGCGAGGACGTGACGATCGACCACCGGGATCCCGACGCGATCGCGGCCGACCTCGAATCGCAGGACCTCGCTGAAGGAATGCGGATCACCGGCGACTGGCCCTACGACGAGTCCGGGAGCAATTGA
- a CDS encoding polyprenyl synthetase family protein — translation MRETLADWRPAIDEAIADLVPREIDADYLESFFGSPTYDYDPHGIQRALATPLWDLLDRGGKRWRAILFLVFVEGFGEDPAEYLPYACIPEILHNGTIIVDDVEDGATIRRGERALHRLYGRDIALNAGNAMYFLPLKVISRNPADLPADRRLAAYEMLMDELNRTHLGQGMDICWHNERDVRINTAQYLEMCACKTGCLGRIVARLAAIITNQPDDVEEAIAEYAELTAIAFQIGDDILDVEHSLGRAGAFGKEFGNDIREGKKTLMVIHAIEASEPERARRLQAILEADDNTDEEILEALEILEAAGSIEYARERALELAADARAAIDGVDFDAETTRKLEEFTEFVIERDE, via the coding sequence ATGCGGGAGACGCTAGCCGACTGGCGGCCGGCCATCGACGAAGCGATCGCCGACCTGGTTCCGCGCGAGATCGACGCCGACTACCTCGAGTCGTTCTTCGGGTCCCCGACGTACGACTACGATCCCCACGGCATCCAGCGCGCGCTGGCGACGCCGCTGTGGGATCTGCTCGATCGCGGCGGCAAACGGTGGCGTGCGATACTCTTTCTCGTCTTCGTCGAGGGGTTCGGCGAGGACCCGGCCGAGTATCTACCCTACGCCTGCATTCCGGAGATACTGCACAACGGGACGATCATCGTCGACGACGTCGAGGACGGGGCCACGATTCGACGCGGCGAACGGGCGCTCCACCGCCTCTACGGCCGCGATATCGCGCTCAATGCCGGCAACGCGATGTACTTCCTGCCGTTGAAGGTCATCAGCCGAAATCCGGCCGACCTCCCTGCCGATCGGCGGCTGGCCGCCTACGAGATGCTGATGGACGAACTCAACCGCACCCACCTCGGCCAGGGGATGGACATCTGCTGGCACAACGAACGCGACGTCCGGATCAACACGGCACAGTATCTGGAGATGTGCGCGTGCAAGACGGGCTGTCTCGGCCGGATCGTGGCTCGCCTCGCCGCGATCATTACCAACCAGCCCGACGACGTCGAGGAAGCGATCGCCGAGTACGCCGAACTGACCGCGATCGCCTTCCAGATCGGCGACGACATCCTGGACGTCGAGCACTCGCTGGGCCGGGCCGGCGCGTTCGGCAAGGAGTTCGGTAACGACATCCGCGAGGGAAAGAAGACCCTCATGGTCATCCACGCCATCGAGGCGAGCGAGCCGGAGCGCGCCCGACGGCTGCAGGCGATCCTCGAGGCCGACGACAATACCGACGAGGAGATCCTCGAGGCCCTGGAAATCCTCGAGGCCGCCGGCAGTATCGAGTACGCCCGCGAGCGCGCACTCGAGCTGGCCGCCGATGCGCGCGCGGCGATCGACGGCGTGGACTTCGACGCGGAGACGACCCGGAAGCTCGAGGAGTTCACGGAGTTCGTCATCGAGCGCGACGAGTAG
- a CDS encoding DUF6684 family protein has protein sequence MSRPAFDAEVALDLAVNTIPFLIMAFFVAVFAVFNPWGFDPLQSTIQFAVLLSTMGTLAFVTYLAARVIETDDRTRYDTGEP, from the coding sequence ATGAGCCGACCTGCCTTCGACGCGGAAGTAGCGCTCGACCTCGCAGTCAACACGATCCCCTTCCTGATTATGGCGTTCTTCGTCGCGGTCTTCGCGGTGTTCAACCCGTGGGGGTTCGATCCGCTCCAGTCGACAATCCAGTTCGCCGTCCTGCTGTCGACGATGGGGACGCTCGCGTTCGTGACCTACCTCGCGGCTCGAGTGATCGAAACCGACGATCGGACGCGATACGACACCGGCGAGCCCTGA